CAAGAAGAGAGTAGTTCAAAACTGGGGAGAAGAGGAGTTGAGTGTTTCTCATGTGGAGAGTCGGGCCATTATTTTCGAGAGTGCTCGAAGGCAGGAGAGAGTGATCGCCAAGTGCCATCTCACATAATATGTTACAATTGTGGCAAGAGTGGCCATTACATGGCAGCTTGTCCGATGATCAATGCCATAGAAGCGgaaccagaagaagaaatccCCCACTGACCAGTCCCGAGGAGGAGGGACTTGTGAAGCGGCAAGTGAGAAGGGATCGCGTGTATCCTTCCCCTTAGGTAGTTAACCCTTAACCTTCACGACTGTGTGGTCGCCGGGAAGGTAAGTATGGGTGCTAACTccctttttgtgtgtttgtgtgtttgcgTGCTTGTGTGCTTGCC
This window of the Camelina sativa cultivar DH55 unplaced genomic scaffold, Cs unpScaffold02308, whole genome shotgun sequence genome carries:
- the LOC104774300 gene encoding cellular nucleic acid-binding protein-like, coding for MSVTYQRVDKLAERAVNVEEHIEMEKEAMRKDQEKGKAKMMPSGSATRKRSRSDQEESSSKLGRRGVECFSCGESGHYFRECSKAGESDRQVPSHIICYNCGKSGHYMAACPMINAIEAEPEEEIPH